The DNA segment CATGGTGGCGCTGGGACGCCCCCTCGAGGCCATCGCCTACTTCGATCGGGCGGTCGCGGCCGGCCACGACTCGTTCGAGGCGACCATGGGCCTGGCCTCGGCGCACCTGTCCCGCGGCCGCGCCGAGAGCGCCCGGGAGCTGTTCCGCAAGGCCGCCGAGTACCGCATCAAGTCCCCGCAGGCCCTGCGCGAGCTGATAGATCGCCTCATCGCGGTAGGTGAGGGCGATCTCGCCCTCACCAAGGTGCGGCTGTCCGGCGACAAGTTCATCGCCAACGCGACCATCCACCGCTTCTTCGGCGACGTGCTCCAGCATTTCGGCCAGAAGGAACTCGCCCGCGAGGAGTACCTCAAGGCGTCGGACGCCGCGGAGGCCGATCCCGGCCTCGTCGAGCAGGATGGCGGCATGGTGGGCTTTCATCGCGATCTGGCCCGCCGCTTCGCCGAACTGGGGAACCTGAGCGACGCCGTCGAGGAGATACGCTTCGCCCACGGCGACCGCACCGACACGTTCGGCTATTGCTTCGACATGGCCGGCCTGTGGGCCGACGTCGGCGGCAGGGAGGCCGAGGGGCGGAAGTACCTCGACCTGGCCCTGACCAAGCCGGCCGCCGAGGAGCCCATCTGGCGCTACCGCCTGGCCGCCCTCATCGATCGCCTCGGCGAACCCATGCGCGCCGCCGAGGAACTCGAGGCCACCGCGTCTCTCCTCGAACCCGACTACATGTACGAAGAGAGTGGCGAGCTCCGCACGAGCGCCGATCTGCGGGTCGAACTCGCGCGGGAGTACTACAAGCTGGGCCTGCCCGATCGCGGGCGCGAACAGCTCAAGGAGGCGGTCAGGACGTCCATTCACCGGGCAGACGCGCTGCTGCGGGTCGCGCAGGCATGCTGCGACCTCAAGGAAGGCGCCATCGCCGAGGCCCTGCTCGACCTGGCCCGCCCGCTGGCGCAGGAACTGGGCGACCCGACCCTGCTCGAGCGCCTGGAGGCACTGTACGGCAAGTCGGCGTCGGTCTCGTAGATCGGCATTAGGCTGCAAGCCTGCTGGGGCATAAATCTCGGGATGGACGAGGCCGGCGTTCCCGAACCGTCTCTCGACGAGATCCTGACGGCGGCCCGCGCGCGTGCCTACTCTGGCCAGTTCGCCCTCGAGGAAGAAGAGGCGCTGCCGATGGTGGTGGTGCTGCTCGACGGCCTGCCGTTCGGCATCGCCGGCGGACCGGCGAAGGAAATCGTGGCGTCGCCCCGCATCACGCCGGTGCCGGGCGCGCCGGGCGTCATTCGCGGCGTCATCCTGCTGCGGGGCGAAGTCGAGGCCGTGGTGGACCTTCGCTGCGTGCTCGGCCTCGCCCCGTCCGAACTGCGCGACGCGGCGCGGGTCGTGATGGTGGAAGGGCAGGCCCTGCGGGCCGGTCTGCTGGTCGATGCGGTCGAGGACGTGACGGAGGTCCCCGGGGGCGAGCTGAAGCCCAGCGTGGCGAGCTTCGACGATCGCTTGCGGCGGCTCGCGGGCGGGACGTTTCACTACCACGGCCGGGACACGGTCGTGCTGGACGTCGAACGGATCCTCTCCGAAGCGCTGGATGCCGGGGGCGCCGCATGAGCGACATCCGCCTGGTCTTCTTCCGGCTCGGCGCTTTCTCGGCCGCTCTGCCCGCGGCGCAGGTCGAGAGCGTCCTCGCGCCATCCGAGGGCGCGCCCCTGGCGCTCGGCGGCAAGCCCCTGCATGTCACCGACGCTCGCCAGGTCTTCCGACTGGGCCCAGACTCGTCCGGCGGGCAGGCCGCGCGGGTCATCGTCGTGCGCCGGGGGGAGCGGCGCTTCGGCCTGCGGGTCGATGCGCTGGGCGACCTGCGCCCGGCCGCCGTCGAGGATTTCCGGGCCCTGCCGGCCCTCGTCGAGCGCCTCCGCCCGACGCCCGCCCTCGTCGCCATCCTCGTGAACTCCCCGGACCCCGTCTTCGTCCTCGATGCCTGGCGGTTGCCGGGCGCGCTCGGCGCGCTCGGGAGAGTCGGGTTGCCAGTGAGGGATGCGCCGTGAGCAGTCTCGAAGTAGCCGTGGCGGTGTTCGCCCTGCTGGCCGGCTTCGGGCTCGGCCAGTGGCGCGGGCTGCGGGTGGCCCGCGCCGCCGAAGCGGCGCGCCGGGCCGCCCTGGAAGCCGAGCACGCCGCCCGGATCCGCGACCTGGAAGTCCGCCTGGCGAATTCGACCGAACGCCAGGCCGAGGCGGTGGCGCGCACGACGGCGACCCTCGAGGAACTCGTGGGCGTCTCGGCCACCATCGCGGACACCACGCAGCGCGTCGTGGCGCAGGCGGACGAGACCCTCGCCGAGGTCGAGGACGGCGTGGAGGCCGTGGGCCTGACGGTCGCCAAGATGCAGGAGATCCTCGACAAGAACGAGGCGGCGATCGGCGAGATCCTCGCCCTGGGCCGCCGCGCCGAGCAGATCGGCGAGATCATGGCGTTCATCAACCACATCACCGACCAGACGAAGCTCATCGCCTTCAACGCCGCGCTGGAAGCGGCCGGCGCCGGGCCGGCGGGCAAGCGCTTCGGCGTCGTCGCCGCCGAGATCCGCCGCCTCGCCGAAAGCATCGTCGAGTCCACCGACGAGATCAAGGCGGCGATCACCCAGATGCAGGAGGATACCAACGAGCTGGTCGGCTCGAGCGAGGAGTCGGCCAAGCGCCTGCAGGACGGCTTCCGCCACACCGAGGCTACCGCCCTGGCCCTCCACGAGATCCAGGAGCGGGCGCGCAACACCGCCGAGAGCGCCAAGCAGATCGCCCAAGCGGCGCGCCGGCAACAGGACGCCAGCCGGCGCGTCCTGGCGGCCCTCCAGGACATGGCGGTGTCGCTGCGCGAGGCGCTCGGCAACGGGCACGGCACGGCACGCGACCTCGACGACGTGGCCTCCGAGCTGCGAGGCCTCACCGACCGCCTGCGCGCCGCCGAGGAAGCCGGCGCAACGGTGGCCGCGGCGCCGGCCGAAGGAGTACAATCCCCTCTATGATCCAGCAAGAGCAGCAAGCCACCCCGGCGCTGGAGCTCGCGCAGTTCGTCGCTCGCACCTACGGCCGCGTCTTCGACGCCGAGCTGGCCGAGCGCCTGCTGGAGCGCGTGGTCCGCGACGGCGAGGACGAGCGGGCCGTGGTGCACAGGCTGGGGGACGCGCCCGAGGATAGCCCGGAGCGCCGCGCCCTGACCGAGCTGGTGACGGTCGGCGAGACCTACTTCTTCCGCGAGCGCACGCAGTTCGACGTCCTGGAGTCCGAGATCCTGCCGGCGCTTGCCGCCCGGGTGGGAGATCGCCCGCTCCGCGTCTGGTGCGCCGGGTCCTCCACCGGCGAGGAGGCGTACTCGGTCGCCATCGTGGCGCTGCGGGTCCTGGGCGCCCAGGCGCGCAAGCGCCTCCAGATCGTCGGATCGGACCTTAATCCGAGCTACGTCGAGCGCGCCCGCAAGGGGGTGTTCCTGCGGCGGAGCTTCCGCGGCGTCGGGCCGGAGCAATTGGCCGATCACCTCGTCGAGGCCGAGGGCGGCTTCCGCGTGACCGACCTGGTGCGCGACATGGTCGAGTTCAGGGTCCACAACCTGATGAACGGCGGGTCGTACCTCGATTTCCTGGGCGGCGCGGTCGACCTCGTGCTCTGCCGCAACGTCTGCTTCTACTTCGACAAGGAGGCCTTCCGGGCGGTCAACCGCAAGCTGGCCGAGGTCGTGGCTCCGGGCGGTTACCTGCTCCTGGGCGCGGCCGAGACCGTCCTGCACGACTCGGGCGCCCTGCGCCTCGAGAAGCACGGCGCGACCTTCCTCTACCACAAGCCCGAAGGGGCGCCGGCTGGCCTGCCGCCGGACATGCCGGTGCCGCCGGCCGTCCGGCGCGCCGAGTTCCGCCGCGCCACCGGGATACTGGGCCAGCCTGCGCAGCGGCCGTTCCACGGCGGCACCGGGCCGTTGACGCCCTTGCCGTTCCGCGCCGACGTGGAGGAGGAGTTGCCGCCCGAGGAGGGCCGCCTGGGCCAGGCCCTGATACTGATCGACATGGGCGACTATGCGGGTGCCAGCGTGCTATGCCACTCCGCGCTCGAAGAGGATCCGTTCCGGCCGGCCGCGCACTTCCTGCTGGGCCTCGCCCGGCGCCTGCAAGGGTCGTTCCAGGAGGCCGTCCACCAGTTCCGCGCCGCGGCGTACCTGCAGCCCGACGACTGGCTGGCCCCCTTCCACCTGGCCGAGTCGTACCGCGCTCTCTCCCGCCGCGACGAGGCCATCCGGGAGTACCGGAGCTGCCTGGCGCGCATGGAGGCCGGCGGGCCCGAGCCCGCGCCGGCGCTCCTGGGCGGCTTCGCGCCGGAGTACTTCAAGCGGGCCAGCACGCGGCAAATAGAGCGCCTCGAAGCCGGGACCTAGGAGCCAGGCGGTGAGCTTCGACCGGGCGGCATTCATCGTCCGGTACTGCGAGGAAGCGGGAGATCACCTCCGGGCGATCGACGACGCGTTGCTGGC comes from the Candidatus Tanganyikabacteria bacterium genome and includes:
- a CDS encoding chemotaxis protein, whose amino-acid sequence is MSSLEVAVAVFALLAGFGLGQWRGLRVARAAEAARRAALEAEHAARIRDLEVRLANSTERQAEAVARTTATLEELVGVSATIADTTQRVVAQADETLAEVEDGVEAVGLTVAKMQEILDKNEAAIGEILALGRRAEQIGEIMAFINHITDQTKLIAFNAALEAAGAGPAGKRFGVVAAEIRRLAESIVESTDEIKAAITQMQEDTNELVGSSEESAKRLQDGFRHTEATALALHEIQERARNTAESAKQIAQAARRQQDASRRVLAALQDMAVSLREALGNGHGTARDLDDVASELRGLTDRLRAAEEAGATVAAAPAEGVQSPL
- a CDS encoding tetratricopeptide repeat protein produces the protein MIQQEQQATPALELAQFVARTYGRVFDAELAERLLERVVRDGEDERAVVHRLGDAPEDSPERRALTELVTVGETYFFRERTQFDVLESEILPALAARVGDRPLRVWCAGSSTGEEAYSVAIVALRVLGAQARKRLQIVGSDLNPSYVERARKGVFLRRSFRGVGPEQLADHLVEAEGGFRVTDLVRDMVEFRVHNLMNGGSYLDFLGGAVDLVLCRNVCFYFDKEAFRAVNRKLAEVVAPGGYLLLGAAETVLHDSGALRLEKHGATFLYHKPEGAPAGLPPDMPVPPAVRRAEFRRATGILGQPAQRPFHGGTGPLTPLPFRADVEEELPPEEGRLGQALILIDMGDYAGASVLCHSALEEDPFRPAAHFLLGLARRLQGSFQEAVHQFRAAAYLQPDDWLAPFHLAESYRALSRRDEAIREYRSCLARMEAGGPEPAPALLGGFAPEYFKRASTRQIERLEAGT
- a CDS encoding chemotaxis protein CheW yields the protein MSDIRLVFFRLGAFSAALPAAQVESVLAPSEGAPLALGGKPLHVTDARQVFRLGPDSSGGQAARVIVVRRGERRFGLRVDALGDLRPAAVEDFRALPALVERLRPTPALVAILVNSPDPVFVLDAWRLPGALGALGRVGLPVRDAP
- a CDS encoding tetratricopeptide repeat protein — translated: MALLTCLYCRHDNPDASKFCNNCGERFDYTRYLRKCPECSHRNTMNASVCLSCGAHLDERAVVEPRVSLPAHEPGEPEEARFHRAVARGFMARGEVGLAIRQLEEAEKHDPDNFQTLVELGIARRRAGALDSARKAFEDAVAACHDDQILLALGRKLLDLELPDPALAAFAKAGGPEGDVGQGRAMVALGRPLEAIAYFDRAVAAGHDSFEATMGLASAHLSRGRAESARELFRKAAEYRIKSPQALRELIDRLIAVGEGDLALTKVRLSGDKFIANATIHRFFGDVLQHFGQKELAREEYLKASDAAEADPGLVEQDGGMVGFHRDLARRFAELGNLSDAVEEIRFAHGDRTDTFGYCFDMAGLWADVGGREAEGRKYLDLALTKPAAEEPIWRYRLAALIDRLGEPMRAAEELEATASLLEPDYMYEESGELRTSADLRVELAREYYKLGLPDRGREQLKEAVRTSIHRADALLRVAQACCDLKEGAIAEALLDLARPLAQELGDPTLLERLEALYGKSASVS
- a CDS encoding purine-binding chemotaxis protein CheW, with amino-acid sequence MDEAGVPEPSLDEILTAARARAYSGQFALEEEEALPMVVVLLDGLPFGIAGGPAKEIVASPRITPVPGAPGVIRGVILLRGEVEAVVDLRCVLGLAPSELRDAARVVMVEGQALRAGLLVDAVEDVTEVPGGELKPSVASFDDRLRRLAGGTFHYHGRDTVVLDVERILSEALDAGGAA